Proteins from one Halopseudomonas pelagia genomic window:
- the queG gene encoding tRNA epoxyqueuosine(34) reductase QueG has protein sequence MPVPHSTSDLTQLAEQIRQLGLALGFQQLGISDAATGPHEAHLKRWLDAGYQGEMQWMASHGTKRTRPVELVPGTQRVISVRMDYLPADSAMAKRLGQPDTAYISRYALGRDYHKLMRRRLQQLAEQIQALIGPFGYRAFVDSAPVMERGLATQAGLGWIGKNTMLLNRQAGSYFFLGELFTDLPLPLDDAYEDEHCGRCTACLDKCPTNAFVGPQVLDARRCISYLTIELKGAIPEDLRPMMGNRVFGCDDCQMVCPWNRFAKPTREADFSPRHDLDQASLVSLFRWDEQTFLQNTEGSPIRRIGHERWLRNLAVGLGNASSSIPVIEALKDRLSHPSELVREHVIWALERHGITAET, from the coding sequence ATGCCCGTTCCCCACAGCACATCCGACCTGACACAACTGGCCGAGCAGATTCGCCAGCTGGGGTTGGCGCTGGGCTTTCAGCAGCTGGGGATCAGCGATGCCGCCACCGGCCCGCACGAAGCTCACCTGAAGCGCTGGCTGGATGCCGGCTATCAGGGGGAAATGCAGTGGATGGCCAGCCACGGCACCAAGCGGACGCGCCCGGTTGAACTGGTTCCGGGTACGCAGCGGGTGATTTCCGTGCGCATGGACTATTTACCGGCCGATAGCGCGATGGCCAAGCGGCTGGGTCAGCCGGATACCGCCTACATTTCGCGTTACGCTCTGGGCCGTGACTATCATAAGCTGATGCGCCGCCGCCTGCAGCAGTTGGCGGAACAGATTCAAGCGTTGATCGGACCGTTCGGCTACCGCGCCTTTGTTGATAGCGCTCCGGTCATGGAGCGAGGCCTGGCCACCCAGGCAGGGCTTGGGTGGATTGGCAAGAACACCATGCTGCTCAACCGGCAGGCGGGTAGTTACTTCTTTCTCGGCGAGCTCTTCACCGATTTGCCGCTGCCGCTGGATGACGCCTATGAGGACGAACATTGCGGCCGCTGCACTGCCTGTCTGGATAAATGCCCCACCAATGCCTTTGTTGGCCCACAGGTGCTTGATGCTCGGCGCTGCATTTCCTACCTGACCATCGAGCTGAAAGGCGCAATACCTGAAGACCTGCGGCCGATGATGGGCAATCGGGTATTCGGCTGTGACGATTGCCAGATGGTATGCCCGTGGAATCGCTTCGCCAAACCGACCAGGGAAGCTGATTTCAGCCCGCGCCATGATCTGGACCAGGCCTCACTGGTTAGCTTGTTTCGCTGGGACGAGCAGACCTTTTTACAGAATACCGAAGGCTCGCCCATCCGCCGCATCGGCCACGAGCGCTGGTTGCGCAATCTGGCCGTTGGGCTGGGCAACGCCAGCAGCAGCATACCGGTGATCGAAGCGCTCAAAGATCGCCTTTCACACCCGTCGGAGCTGGTCCGCGAACACGTGATCTGGGCACTTGAGCGCCACGGGATTACCGCTGAAACTTAA
- the orn gene encoding oligoribonuclease has translation MPNPENLIWIDLEMTGLDPDNDVIIEIATVVTDSQLNVLAEGPVMAVKQADALLQGMDEWNTRQHGQSGLTQRVRDSQTNADEAQRQTLEFLEQWVPAGKSPMCGNSICQDRRFLYRGMPELEVYFHYRNLDVSTLKELVARWAPALKSGFKKRGSHLALDDIYDSIAELKYYREHFIKY, from the coding sequence ATGCCCAATCCCGAGAATTTGATCTGGATCGACCTGGAAATGACCGGTCTGGACCCGGATAACGACGTGATCATCGAAATTGCCACAGTGGTCACGGATTCCCAGCTCAATGTGCTGGCTGAAGGCCCGGTGATGGCAGTGAAACAGGCCGACGCGCTGCTGCAGGGTATGGACGAGTGGAACACCCGACAGCATGGTCAGTCGGGTCTGACTCAGCGGGTGCGTGACAGTCAGACTAATGCTGATGAGGCGCAGCGGCAGACCCTAGAGTTCCTTGAGCAATGGGTCCCTGCCGGCAAGTCTCCGATGTGCGGCAACAGCATCTGCCAGGATCGGCGCTTTCTCTATCGCGGTATGCCCGAGCTGGAGGTGTATTTCCACTACCGTAATCTGGATGTCTCGACCCTGAAAGAGCTGGTGGCGCGCTGGGCGCCAGCGCTCAAGAGCGGTTTCAAAAAACGTGGCAGCCACCTGGCGCTGGATGATATCTACGACTCGATTGCGGAACTGAAATATTACCGCGAGCATTTCATTAAATATTAA
- the rsgA gene encoding small ribosomal subunit biogenesis GTPase RsgA, which yields MAKRHLTRRQNWRIQKIQDERAVRASRRADMAEESLIGGDLGPEQQGLVIAHFGVQVDVETTEGSEAGLIRRCHLRANLPAMVTGDRVIWRADNQNGGVIVAQLPRQSELSRPDHRGQLKPVAANVERLVIVFAPLPTPYTTLIDRYLVAAEQSGLEPLLILNKADLLAQGEYAQIRTWLDVYARLGYQVLELSASSGSGLDQLRAALRDHISVFVGQSGVGKSSLINALLPGIDLRVGALSESSGQGTHTTTTAKLFHFPDGGDLIDSPGIREFGLTHISHDDLLEGFVEFRPYLGHCRFRDCQHLHEPGCALLGAVESGDISASRISSYRHILSSIGPASY from the coding sequence ATGGCAAAGCGACACCTCACCCGACGTCAGAACTGGCGTATCCAGAAAATCCAAGACGAGCGCGCCGTGCGCGCCAGCAGGCGCGCCGACATGGCCGAGGAAAGTCTGATCGGCGGCGATCTGGGCCCGGAGCAGCAAGGCCTGGTAATCGCTCACTTCGGCGTGCAGGTAGACGTTGAAACCACTGAAGGGAGCGAAGCCGGCCTGATCAGGCGCTGCCATTTGCGCGCCAACCTACCAGCCATGGTCACGGGTGACCGGGTTATCTGGCGAGCGGACAATCAGAACGGCGGCGTGATTGTCGCGCAACTGCCGCGCCAATCCGAACTCAGCCGCCCCGACCACCGCGGCCAGCTCAAGCCGGTGGCGGCGAATGTCGAACGCCTGGTGATTGTATTCGCCCCACTGCCGACGCCCTACACCACGCTGATTGATCGCTACCTGGTGGCCGCCGAGCAATCCGGACTTGAGCCCCTGCTGATTCTCAACAAGGCTGATTTGCTGGCTCAGGGCGAATACGCGCAGATCCGCACCTGGCTCGATGTCTATGCGCGCCTGGGCTATCAGGTACTGGAGCTCTCGGCCAGTTCAGGCAGCGGACTAGACCAGTTGCGCGCGGCACTGCGTGATCACATCAGCGTATTCGTTGGCCAGTCCGGGGTCGGTAAATCGTCTCTGATCAACGCCTTGTTGCCAGGAATTGATCTGCGCGTTGGCGCCCTGTCGGAGTCCAGCGGCCAGGGCACGCATACCACCACCACGGCCAAACTCTTTCACTTCCCCGACGGCGGCGACCTGATAGACTCGCCCGGCATCCGCGAATTCGGGCTTACGCATATCAGTCATGACGACCTGCTTGAGGGTTTTGTCGAGTTTCGACCGTATCTTGGACATTGCCGTTTTCGTGATTGCCAACATCTGCACGAACCGGGCTGCGCGTTGTTGGGCGCAGTGGAGAGCGGCGACATTTCAGCCAGCCGCATCAGCAGTTATCGGCATATTCTCTCCAGCATTGGCCCCGCCAGCTACTAA
- the motB gene encoding flagellar motor protein MotB — MDNNQPIIVKRISRKGDGHHGGAWKIAFADFAVAMMAFFLVMWLMSTATPEQLKMISGYFNDPVGFSEGGSPFAIDLGGTPTVAPDRTLNDSEEIESDVDESQPLPTDAESIKTLAEQVEKLELDMLLQELQNKIDVEPVLQRFKDQILLEITQDGLRIQIVDAENRPMFASGSAQLQPYFEEILLALSDTIAVVPKKISVGGHTDAQPFVGRRGYGNWELSTERANAARRTLLTAGYPESQLARVVGYADSALFDRNQPLNPINRRIDIVVLNKQAEEKILNANGNNDEQAEVDSSEVPLDSNVPQDAPGSQAQETTPVESAQPTESEAEPAFDSAPSDSAPQRPANLFDDINALEPLRNP, encoded by the coding sequence GTGGATAATAATCAACCGATTATCGTTAAACGCATCAGCCGCAAGGGCGATGGGCATCATGGTGGTGCCTGGAAGATTGCATTCGCCGATTTTGCCGTGGCAATGATGGCCTTCTTCCTGGTCATGTGGCTGATGTCCACGGCTACGCCTGAGCAGTTGAAGATGATTTCGGGTTACTTCAATGACCCGGTTGGCTTTTCCGAGGGCGGCAGCCCCTTTGCGATTGATCTAGGCGGCACGCCTACGGTTGCGCCCGACCGCACATTGAACGACAGCGAAGAAATTGAAAGCGACGTCGATGAAAGCCAGCCCCTGCCCACTGACGCTGAGAGCATAAAAACCTTGGCCGAGCAGGTTGAAAAGCTGGAGCTCGACATGCTGCTGCAGGAATTGCAGAACAAGATTGACGTCGAGCCAGTGCTGCAGCGCTTCAAGGACCAGATACTGCTGGAGATTACCCAGGATGGTTTACGGATCCAGATTGTGGATGCAGAAAATCGCCCGATGTTTGCCAGCGGCAGCGCCCAGTTGCAGCCTTATTTTGAAGAAATTTTGCTGGCGTTGAGCGATACCATTGCCGTGGTGCCGAAGAAGATCAGCGTGGGCGGCCACACTGATGCGCAGCCGTTCGTGGGCCGGCGAGGGTACGGTAATTGGGAGCTTTCCACGGAGCGCGCCAATGCGGCCCGGCGCACCCTGCTAACCGCGGGGTATCCCGAGAGTCAGTTGGCGCGGGTAGTCGGTTACGCCGACTCGGCGCTGTTTGATCGGAATCAGCCTTTGAACCCGATCAATCGACGCATTGATATTGTCGTGCTGAACAAGCAGGCTGAGGAAAAAATTCTTAATGCCAATGGGAACAATGACGAGCAGGCAGAGGTGGATTCGTCTGAGGTCCCGCTGGATTCGAATGTGCCCCAGGATGCTCCAGGTTCACAAGCACAGGAAACGACTCCAGTCGAATCGGCCCAGCCGACAGAATCGGAGGCTGAGCCAGCCTTCGATTCTGCTCCGTCAGATAGCGCCCCGCAGCGCCCGGCCAATCTGTTTGACGACATCAATGCGCTCGAGCCGCTGCGCAACCCGTAA
- the motA gene encoding flagellar motor stator protein MotA → MLKIAGFLVVICCVLGGFMLSGGQLAALWHPFEILIIGGAALGAFLVANPMATVKKAAGSAPKIIFGHRFGKPFYLDVLGVLYEVLNKSRREGMMSIEADIEEPAESPIFSKYPAILKDKHMTEFICDYLRIMSTGNMAPHELEALFDVEISSLTEELHEPSHAVTRVADGLPAFGIVAAVLGIVITMGVLGEAENAEIGEKVATALVGTLLGILAAYGFVGPFAAAMGHEAHEEANTYEAIKMCLVASAQGLPPALAVEFGRKALLPEHRPSFLELEESVKGR, encoded by the coding sequence ATGCTGAAAATTGCTGGCTTTTTGGTAGTTATCTGCTGCGTTCTGGGCGGCTTCATGCTCTCCGGCGGGCAGTTGGCGGCGCTTTGGCATCCGTTCGAAATCCTGATTATCGGTGGCGCTGCCTTGGGCGCTTTCCTGGTTGCCAACCCCATGGCCACGGTAAAAAAGGCGGCTGGAAGCGCGCCGAAGATCATATTCGGCCATCGGTTTGGCAAGCCGTTCTACCTGGATGTGCTGGGCGTGCTCTATGAGGTGCTCAATAAGAGCCGCCGCGAGGGCATGATGTCGATTGAGGCGGATATTGAAGAGCCAGCGGAGAGTCCGATTTTCAGCAAATATCCAGCGATTCTCAAAGATAAGCATATGACCGAGTTCATTTGCGATTATTTGCGGATCATGTCGACCGGCAATATGGCCCCGCACGAGCTCGAGGCGTTATTTGATGTAGAGATATCCAGTCTCACGGAAGAATTGCACGAGCCATCCCACGCGGTCACCCGGGTGGCCGATGGCTTGCCTGCTTTCGGTATTGTCGCGGCAGTATTGGGCATCGTGATTACCATGGGCGTTCTCGGCGAAGCAGAAAATGCTGAAATTGGCGAGAAGGTAGCAACAGCGCTGGTCGGTACGTTGCTGGGTATTCTCGCCGCCTATGGTTTTGTCGGACCTTTCGCCGCGGCAATGGGCCATGAGGCGCATGAGGAAGCCAATACCTACGAGGCGATCAAGATGTGCCTGGTGGCCAGCGCCCAGGGGCTGCCCCCGGCATTGGCTGTAGAATTCGGGCGCAAGGCCCTGTTGCCGGAGCATCGACCCAGCTTTCTGGAGCTGGAAGAGTCGGTCAAGGGACGCTGA